The genome window GAACGAATCGTATCTCAGCCGAGCAGCGACCAATCTCGAAGAAGGCAACTACAAAGAAGCCCTCGAAGACGCCAGCGAAGTCGCGCGGAGTTCGGAACGTCTTCGCGAACGAGCAAATCAAATCGTCGAGGCCGCGCGAGAAATGCGCAATCGGCAACCGCTGGGCGGATTGTCACTGTAGTAGCAAGCTGGGCGCGCAGACGCAGCGCAACCAAGCCGGCACGTGAACGCTCGGCCGCGCGCAACGAACGCGGCGCGCGCCGAGCGTTAAACCAGGCCCCAGCGCTTACGCAGATACCATTCCGTCGCCAGCAGACTCACGAAGGCGATGAGGACGAGCCAGTTGTCCCACAAAGATTGCTTAGTTTCGCTGGAGACATCCGAGTCGCGGGCTTTGTCTTGCAACTCGCGCAAGAGCGCCGGCAATTGTTCCGGGGGCAGGCTGCGGCCACCGGTCATCGCAGCGAGGGAAGCAAGCGAAGCCGGATCCGCGGCGGGGTTGTCGAGTTCCAAGTCTTGAGCAAAGACCAGGAACCGCGATTTGCCTTGGCCGAGGGATTTCCCGTCCTTCGTACCCTCGACGTCGAGCGTGTAGTCGCCCGCTTCCAGGCCGCCGAGAAACGTGCCGAGCGCCTGGTCACCTTGTCGAGCGAGGCCAATACTTTGCGTCTTGCCGTCAGGTGACGTGACACGCGCGGTGAATTCCGCGCCGGTCACCGGCAGGCCGTCGGCGTCGAGCGCGCCGGAGGTAAACTCCACCCGCGCGGCGGGGCTGAAGCGGCGCTCGGCGAGTTTGATCCAGACCGAACCGTCCGTGGCTTCGTCTTTCCGTGCGAGCCAAAGAATCGTTTGTCGCCAGAACCGTCGATGGGCGTCTTCGTGTCCACTGAGGGCCCAACGCCAGGTGGAATCTCCGGCGAACGCCAGCACGCGTCCGAGGCCGTACGGCTTTTCCACGAGTAGCGGCGCCTTATCTTCACTTTCCGCCAACACATTCGCACCACGCTTGGTGCGGCGGAAGCGATTCGCACCTTCCAGCGCTGGCAACGCGCGCCAGAGCGCTACGTTTTGATCGCGCGGCCCGAGCGCCATGATCGGATGCCGCGCGCCAAAAACCTCGGTCGGCAGCATTTTCACTTCGCCGCTGACATGCAGGTCGGTGGCAATCGGCGCGTCGAAATCTTGGCGCTCGGTGCGTTGGATTTCGATCGGGAGCACGTCGTTGAGTTTGGTGCCTTGATATCCGCCGGGGCCGAAGCTGTGAAATCCGCCCAGCATGATCAATCCTGCGCCTTCCTCGACGCGCGTGGCCAGCAACTCCAACTCCGCGGGATCGAAGGCCCGTTGGTCCAAATCACCGAAGATATAGACGTCATACTTGCCAGGCTGAAACGCACTCGCCAATTCAGCGGGGCGCGTCGTGGGGTCTTGCGCGTTCAATCGCCAGGCGTCGAGCTGAATGTCCTGCGAGGCGTCGAGCGCGCGGTAAATCCACTTTTGTTCACTGCGGACGGCGCCTTCGAGATAGAGCACGCGCAGGCCGCCGGCCAATACCGTGACGAACGTGCTCATCTCATTGTTGGTACGGACCAGTTCCCCAGGCGCGGCGGCCACGCGGAGCGTAAGCTTGAATTCGCCGGCCGTTTCCGGGATGTAGCTCAGAATCACGTTCTGGCGCACGTTTTGTTCAGGAATCTTCACCGGCACGGAATCCACCACGATCATCTTGCCCGGCGCCGATTCCGACAGCAGTTCCACGGTCATCGATTGCCCGGGAAACCCATCGGCTTGGAGCGTGCCTTCCACGACCAACTCATTTTTGACGAACGTGGTGCGCGCCGTGACGAGCTCGCGAATGGCGACGTCGCGCGTTTGCCCGAGCCCGCGCGGTTGTCCGAAAGTCAGCGTATAGATCTGCGATCCTTGGTCCGCCAGCCGGCGCGCGACGTTTTGCGGCAACTGATCGCGCGGCGGCAGCGCCCGTTGCGCGCCGTCGCTGGCCACAATGATCGCCGCCAGGCGGCCCCCGGATTCGCGATCCAGCACGTCGGCGATCGCCGAGCCCAGCGCCGTTTGGTCTCCTTCGGGCGGGCCGCCCAGGTCGAATTTTTCCGCCGTGAATGGGCGCGGCGCGAGCGTGCGATCGAATTCGTACAGTTTGAGGTTGCTCTCCTCGGCTAACTCCCCAAATGCTGGCCAGGCGTCGCTGAACGCGCGGGTCAATTCGTCCCAGCGGGTACGATTGCCGGCCGCGTCGGCAACCAGCATGCTGCGGGACCGATCGACGAGCACGCCGATCGTGGCGGATTGCCGTTCGATCTTCGTGTA of Planctomycetia bacterium contains these proteins:
- a CDS encoding glutamine amidotransferase is translated as MTRLVLVPVVAYWAVALAALLLLVLWFWSQRSLPLSTRRSRTLAALRLGVILLVVAVLLRPTLVYTKIERQSATIGVLVDRSRSMLVADAAGNRTRWDELTRAFSDAWPAFGELAEESNLKLYEFDRTLAPRPFTAEKFDLGGPPEGDQTALGSAIADVLDRESGGRLAAIIVASDGAQRALPPRDQLPQNVARRLADQGSQIYTLTFGQPRGLGQTRDVAIRELVTARTTFVKNELVVEGTLQADGFPGQSMTVELLSESAPGKMIVVDSVPVKIPEQNVRQNVILSYIPETAGEFKLTLRVAAAPGELVRTNNEMSTFVTVLAGGLRVLYLEGAVRSEQKWIYRALDASQDIQLDAWRLNAQDPTTRPAELASAFQPGKYDVYIFGDLDQRAFDPAELELLATRVEEGAGLIMLGGFHSFGPGGYQGTKLNDVLPIEIQRTERQDFDAPIATDLHVSGEVKMLPTEVFGARHPIMALGPRDQNVALWRALPALEGANRFRRTKRGANVLAESEDKAPLLVEKPYGLGRVLAFAGDSTWRWALSGHEDAHRRFWRQTILWLARKDEATDGSVWIKLAERRFSPAARVEFTSGALDADGLPVTGAEFTARVTSPDGKTQSIGLARQGDQALGTFLGGLEAGDYTLDVEGTKDGKSLGQGKSRFLVFAQDLELDNPAADPASLASLAAMTGGRSLPPEQLPALLRELQDKARDSDVSSETKQSLWDNWLVLIAFVSLLATEWYLRKRWGLV